The Juglans microcarpa x Juglans regia isolate MS1-56 chromosome 8D, Jm3101_v1.0, whole genome shotgun sequence genomic sequence CTTCTTTGACTACTTATTGCATTTttgtataaacatgagcatttgtGGTTTTACATTCTTGTTAGGGTACTTCCAGTGAATTGGCGTACAATATTTTTGCATCTTTCTAATAATTCAGTGACAATGTCAAGAAATGTGGAAGAGGGTGGTCGTTTTCATATTCTGATTTAAATTCTATGTAAtataacatgtatatatttacatatatattagttaaatattCTGCTTAAATAGGTATTGGAGGAGAATCTTGGCTGGGAAGATGTGCAGTGGTCACAAACAGGCGTTTGGATTGCTGGGAAAGAATACACACTTGCTCGGGTGCATTTTCTCTCAATGAATTAGTTAAGTCCTCTTAATGTTTGCCGTCACAATGTATTTAGAACTATATAATCCCAATCTGGTGCGTTGAACGAGTTTGTTATTCGTATTGATGCAAGTTTTGACTTATGAAAATGcttgtatttattaatttaaacttttcGATGTATATGGGTAAACCTGGTTTTTAAGAACATATCTTGGGCAAGAAATGTCCagtaatttttcacttttttctcGGAGATGATGGTATTTGGCACCCTTTTACAATGAGGTTGCAGCCTGTAGAATAATCTTTTTCGTTCCTTCTCAATTCTATAGAGCCCTTTTGCACCAGTCAGAGCTTGGACTCATCAAACTCGGGGCTAATTTTCATCAACCAACAGGAAGGGTTCTATTAAGCAACCAAAACAACTTATTAAAAGTAACATCCTACAAAtattatggaaaaataaaatataagcttattatattttatactaacaaaataataaaataaaatttatcccGGTACGCTGATAAAAAGCTTGTATACCGTGGCTAAGCAAGCCATGTTGGCAGCAACTATATACTTGCAAAACCTAGATTTATCTGCAAATTGCCTGGCTCATGATGCATCACCCAGATGACGattggaaaacaaaaaaccacCACCCTTGAGACTCCGATTTGGAAGATCTGAAATGTGTTTACTAATAAGCACAAATAATCATGAGCTTTGCAACATCTACAATATGTACTTTGACCTGCATCCCACATTTTTTAGGCATCTGTCCTGTATGCTTTACTTgagtcattttttatatagCACACCACCACGGTCCACCATCATTGATATTCGAAACAACATGAAATGAGACTGCAAATTTATTAGACCAGCCCAAAAAatatggcaaaaaaaaaaagcattttataCTTTCATGGTAGGCACACGCATTCCAACCTGCGTCAGAGGGATAATAGACACCTTGACACGACCATTATTTGCATTTTGCGACATGCACAAAGATTTCGAATAGTTTTAGCAGGATATAGgcagaaaatatttggaacaaaCGAGAGAGACATGCACAAAGATTTCGAAAAGTTTTAGCAGGATATAGGCAGAAGATTTTGGAacaaacgagagagagagagagagagagagagagagaggaatcgaCACAGCAGATGCTTGTCTAGAAAGTCATAGTACCATTCCTTCAAAAGATTTTCATTGCATCTGTGCACACTCATTGCTTGTGCCAACGGTCACCATTCATCCCAATTGTTTATGAAGTCATCCCACATCGCAGCCGCAATTGACTCTCGTGATGAAAAGGCATCTTCTTCCTGTATGTGAGAAGCCAACTGCATATCTGGATGTTGATCAGGATCAGGCGATTCATCCACAGATGAGCCTTCAACACTACTGAACAACCAATCATTTCTTTCCTCGCGCCGGATGTAATTGTGTAGAACACAGGCAGCTATAACTATATCCCTTTGTATATGAAATGCATATTGAGGGGCAAGTTTGAGAATGGGAAATCGAATTTTCAACACATCAAAAGACCTTTGTATGACATTCCTTAGATACGAGTGTCTGTGGTTGAACAACTCCTTCGCATTTCTAGGTAACTGATTAGCACCTCTATATTCCTGAATGTGATACCGGACTCCTTGAAATGGAGCAAGAAATCCCTCCCTATTTGAATATTCAGAGTCAAGAAGATAATATTTACCTGTGACATAAAATCGTTCGTTCAATCATTCCACCTTTGATGTTAATAAAGactatcatataaaaatataaaagcatttttattagaaaagtaACATTGTTTGGTCAAACCTTCAGGAAGGCGAGGAAAATTCTGATCTGGGTCGTCAAGGACTGCCCTCAATACACGAGAATCTGCAGCTGAGCCTTCCCAACCAGGATAAATGAATATGAACTGCAGGTCAAACGTGCAAGCTGCCAATACATTTTGCGATAGAATACCTTTCCTATTGCGAAATCGAGACTGATCTTTTGCCGGGACATGTGCAGGAATGTGCATGCCATCAATGACTCCAATACAATCCTGAGAGGAAAGATACATGGTCAATGACATTGTATGATGCATAGAATGAAAGCGAAAGCAGAAAAAGAGAGAGCAATCTGAACCTTAAAATATggataaaatctattatttccAAGGATTTCGGGAGGAGTTGTGAGCGGAGGAGGTTGCAAAAATTCACGTGACAGTGACTTGATTGCCTTCAACACATTATTGAAATGCCGACTTATGGTTTCACCCGAGTGTTGAAACCGCTCCTGGATTACTCTGTTACGTTCATTATGGCCAATAATGTTCAAAAAAATTGCCAGCTGCTCCTCTATCATAACCCCAGATGTGTCTCGTAACATGCCTCTTTGTCGAAGAATGTCACATAACTTGTGAAATACATGTTTGTTCATCCGAAACATTTCACAACATCCATCATCATGACCATTAAGCACTTCACTCATGAAAACACTTCCACGAGGCGATAACATACGAGGAGGCTGCCTAGTTATACTATTATAATGATAGTAGCCAGCAGCTGCTGCAATTATTTCCATCTCATCCAATTCCAAGTCAAAGTCGTCCATGCCAGCAGGTgcatctgaaaaaataaattaaagatacaGTATGTGCAACGCAAGCCAATACCTGTTGATAATACAATTAGTTGCTCTTGGCAGTATTTCAATTATGTACAAATAGAAACTAACCTTATAGAAACAAACCTTACAGAAACTAACAAGGAGGCTCAAACAATACTTGCATGCATAAACCACAAAACTGACAATATTAAAGTAACAGCCGTAAACCACAAAGTCAAACTAGTTACAAACAAAAGTTCCTTAAGAGTCTTCTTGATTGCACAAACAATAACTTTGGAACCAGAAAGAACAAAGCCAACAAGGTGGCTCAATCCAGTCAACTAGAGGAAGCACCAAACTTGCCCTGCAACCATAGCAACCGTTTCTCATTTCTAAGAGATATGAAAGTTTCTCTGGCACTGGGGCTCTCAAATAAATCCAAAGCGAAAAAATAGATCCTTTGATCAACACCTTTCATATCATCCAAAACTTTTATGCATTTGCTAATAGAAAACCGGTCCCCATTCTTCATAATTGCAGTTGCCCTCATTTTTGAAGCAGCTGCTATTTCTAGCATGGCATCCACTATAGCATCACCAGTAGCCTTTCGACTTCTCTTCCGACGACCTGAACTAGATGGCATCCCGGACTGACGCTTATGTCCCTCTAACACGTTAACATCATCTCCGGAGCCTGAAGAAGCATCCTCATCCACAAAATTCATTGGTGCACTAGGATCAATAGACATGCTTTATGTCTCAAAACATATCAACCGAGAATCATTCGATCCGAACTGTCttcatttcaaaataacaataaaaaccATAATCATTCCAATTCTCTACTatgaaaaaaaactcaataTCAACAAGAGGACAAAgcactcaaaagaaaaaaaaaaaaaaacataagataGGTACGTATGTTGAATGAAAGGGGAGAGAAACGAACAAAGAAAGACTATGCATCCATCATTATTGTTCACCATATATATGAGCACCAGTTCTATTAATTGTTACAATGACCAACAAAGCTGCAGGTAAGAGAAGGATAATCAAATTCTCAAAGAATTCCAGATGGAACCCAACAAATGTGTCCGTTTCTGTACAATCATCTTTTGGTAACTCAGATTGTCAGGCAAACAGTTTAACAATATTCCTTTATGACTTTGACTTTTGAATGATATTTCTCAGGCATTCGATTCATAGCGTGAAtcatatttttcacttttattacATCTGCTATCTCAGTTCTTGGCCACGAAGGAGGGAAGAACACAAATTCAATGCAAAATGAAGGGGTCCATTTCTGAAAATgttcaaaatgaaaaaccaTGCATCTACACCAGCAAACATTAAGATATCCATGTTAGCAAAGCACGTGCGACGCCGAGGTATTAACCAACCATCCTTACAATACAGAAGCATATCCAGCATagatcagaaaagaaaaaagaaaaaagaaaaaaaaaaaaagaaagaaggagaatTACTCCAAGGACAATGTCCATATATTATTTACTTACTAACTTAAGAGGTTGCTTGAATATAAGAATGAAAACcataaaacacaattttttaattgaaaagatCATATTTATGCCAATTTAGTTGATAAGGAAACAAAAACCCAAAgctagttttttaattattattaaaagccaatttggactaaaaaaaaaactggccTTTCTTCTTGACCGGTTTTAAGCAACCCAATAACGTATAATGCGAattcaggaaaaaaagaaaagaaattaaaaataaaacgagAATTCAagataaaaagaacaaaaatatgataagaGGGACAAAAAAGCAAGGGCCAACATATCCTGAACATCACGGTTGAAAATGTAGGAAGATGCAAAGAGCAAAAGCCTCTGAATCATTGACATTCCTAAAAGTCGGGCCGAGCCAAACATAATCACCTGGCTTACTTGACGTTGGTTATGCATATTCTcgagaaagtaaaaaaaaaaaaaaaaaaaaacacacacacacacacaaaaaatacaaactttcatattctttttccctttcttcttgcATTTTCACTGTTTTTCTCAGCGAtcaaaagaataattattaaGAACTACAGATCGTTTACAAGCAAAAGATAAAACAATCATATGATGAGAGGTTGAGAAGAAAAGACAAACTGACCAAGATCGCTGCTTTATATCTTGGAAAAGCCTAGAGCCCTTCTCCTCCAGTCGATCTCCTTACTGGTACTACTAATCAGAATCAAAACGAGCTAGGTAATGTCTTCTTActagggttttggttttttgtccctctatttttgttttttgtttgtttttaaagagAAGCGCTCAAATAGATCAGAATGatactaaaagaaaaatgatatatagttACCCCAAATGCATAAGCTTGGCACAAGTTCTTTATagaaaggaaaaatttattcattatctcaatttttatcatcattctaTTATTCCATGatttgatattaaataataagtttacaaataaaatgtaataaataatttctaataacttaatatcacatcataagatAATGGAAGTTGAGATAGTGAGTAATATTATGAAAAGATAATCCTAttatgaaaaagtataaaaaatttactttttttatggagcccacatttttataaaaaacttgtaCAATACTTTTAcatttgagatttgtatttaacattactttGAATTAAAATGCACCAtcatcacaaaacataataataaaaatttgaattaaatgatcaaatcttataattaaaaataaggataatccattaacaataataatatccttatatcttctttattattattttattattaagatattttttcttcctcttattatttgaatctgaattaaaaattgatattcttatataatttagaagaaaatatatttaatcaaCCAACGTAATcgtataaattaatataaattcaattcaattttataaaaattgactcaaagagcaaaaaaagttaatttttataaagttgaatttattttgaataaaattgtgAATACGtttagttgattgaattttttttttttagattatgcaagaaaactatgttctatatttttaattcagatttaaagagcaaaaagaaaaaaaaaacctaagtaATAAAGTATTAGTAAATGAGgtgtaagaatataattatttattaattaatatagatGATGTGCTCTTCACAATaatttgataatagaataattcatACTTAAGTATTGtccataaaaataataccaaattataaaaattaagaaaataattaattacgaTTATTTTCACAACTCTATATGAAATGAAAGGTAGTTTTCTaatattaagatttatttttaatagcgTAACATGATTGCAATAGACCATTTGttggaatgaaaaataataataaaagagttgTAAAGAGTTATAGGTATAATATTACCAACTCATATTGTGAGTGACATTTATAACTGCAGAATAAACCAATTTTAAAAGTGGATGACATGCTCCATAAGATTCGCCTCATcatatttctatatatagatTACTCGTTCTCTTCTTTTGTCATAAGATTTCCCTCTTACTAAAGAATGATGATTAATGAGCATtctatattcattttattttattaattattaacgATAAGATCTATTGTCATTTTTCGCTCGTCCTCATAAATTTAGAGTTGGTAACGAATTCTCCTAATTTATGGCTCACCATACAATTTGTTATAGTAAGCAAATACTCATTTCTATTATGTACAACAATaacatggaaaatgataaaactaCAATTTTTTTCCAACTCTTTCTCAAGTCTATTTTAAGTGGAGGGtagttatgtaaaataaaagttatattaatgaAAGGGCACAAttacattagtttataaaatgagttgtaaattaattataaaagattTGTAGATGTGACAACCTTTTTCCATTTTaacgtttttctttttaagtagaTAGACTTGTAATTTAAAAGAGTggaattcattattaaaaaattaattttcttttcgtataagtcttatatttattcacttttttcaaacgAATTGTTCGCACTTGCGcgactgcaaatattattttcctattATAAAATACTCTCACTTTTGATAGAGAAAAACCGTAAAGACTATCAACGACCTTGGAGGTTACAAGATCAATCaataaatcctaaaacaaaggTGTGTAAAACCTATTAGTATATAAACAAAACAGACCATTGAGCCTTACTGAGCTCCCTTCCCCATTGACATCTATTGTGAGAAATTCTAGCACGATCTGGTGCATGCTAGCACTTCCTGAACGTTGCGTGCTAACTCAGCCCATTAATTGTTGATGAACTAACTCCTTGTACTCCATCCTTCGCCAAGCTATCCGCCGGTTGACTTATCTCACAATTTATATGCTAGAAAGACTATGAAGCTAAAGTGAAATCTTTCACCTCAAAAACCTGCTCACATGTTTCCCTGAGATACCATGGTGCGACTCTATACGCTTTTACCCATTCAATCGCCATCTGTAAGTTTGACTCAACCTCAATGCCCAAGTTGCAAAAATATAGAAGGAAATAAAAGGCAAACTGTATTTCACCACATAAAACTTTACAATGCAGCAGAGCTGCTTAAATACATATGTTCCCATAATTGTAGGGATTGAGACATAGGAAGAAATAATGAGATTACAATATTACATTCAATTATAATAAATCTGTACAAGGAAACTAAATAGAGAATAAATCTAAACAAGAAAACTAAGTGTCAACTGTCTTGCTGTCTTGGGCATGGTCTGCATGCGAGCCATCTCCATCTGAGGCTAAATTGATGGCTGAGATCAAGCTTTTATCTTTGGCAATTGAGCCTTGATCTTGGTCAAGAGTCTGCTATGCTTGATTTGCTAACACAAGTAGCCCAACCCATCCAACATGACTCTCACTTGAGCCTTATATCATAGAGTATAGATATGTTCTAGAAGATCGGAAATAATACAACAGTATGTACTACAATGGAGTGAGGATGCAATATCCAGTCGtgggtctaaattttttttcaatgcaATCCAAAATCTCGATACAAAATGATAAAGGCTATGGTTGAGCTTAATCAAGTTTATTCCTATTCAATACGAACTCAAATTAGCTGGGTTAATAATCGTGTTGTTTTCAACTCAACTAGCGTAATCGTGAATCGAACTGACTAGCCTATTTATTTGATACTCAATactatattatttgtaaaatagCTGGCTTGTTTTGACTACCGCAAATTATGCTTAGAATTCAAAATAAGTGTACTTTTTGAAATTATGATACATTCCTAATCTCATGGATGGTGCCGAGGAAGCAAATAAGGATAATAATGTGAAGAGTCATATGATAATTACATGATTGAAGCTGACCAATCATATAATTAACAGCTTCTATTTATCCCTCTTACATCATGTCAAACTCTAAGGGCTTGATTGAGTGCACAACTGTTTTAAGATATTCTCAAactaatttactattatttacaaactactcaatactatttacaaactatttcattatgaTATTCTTAATATCAAAACGAGCCATGAGTCTCCACAAATGCACAATTAGAAAGAAGACTACTCAGAAATTTCTGTTTTCCCCATGTTTTTGCTACACCATCATTTTTCACttcaaaaaattagtttattggAGCATTTTGCAAAACCATAGACCCAAGCAAACCAGTAATAGCATCACTGCTTTGCAGAATTTAATGTTCGGTAGAATTTTAAGATGGAGCTTGGATCAATTCAGAATAGACAAACCAACACCTAATAGGCCACGAACAAATTCAGCCATCGCCTATTCGGACCAGTCAATGCCATTTATCCcacaatatttttgtttttcctaacTTAAGGTTTTGAGGATGAGGACACCAGTCTCTTCTATGAACATATCAAGGCAACAAACTGCAGTGCACCACCAACTACTACCTCCAATGATGGTACCACAATTCATACAACGACCTATACAACCCTCATTGCAGAAAATGGGTGGGGACCTcttttttgtcccaaaatctGATTTAATTCTGTTATAATGAGGTGTTTATTAAGAAATGCACTCCCTCCTTATGTATCTTGATCAGGGATGTAACCGATCTGATTCAATCCAATTTTGGAcattttgtataaccaaactagTATTCaccgattttgaaaatttaataatcaATAACAGACTGATTAACTGCCTAAACCAAAACTTCcaattttacagaaaaaaattattctcgaACAAAAATTTAGccagttatattttataatttttggctaaaaagttataaaattacaatttatacgttaatatcaaaattcaaatattatattaaaacttttaacatgaaaaaaaataatcagaTTACACCAAATCCTTCGTTTACCAAAGTAGAAGGCAAACAATGAGTTCAAGCATGAGGTAAGTTTATAGCATATGGGGTAAATTTCGTTGACTTCAAATAAAGGTATATGGGGTAAATTCCTGTATAACTATACTGTTGTACAAAGGTATATAGGGTAAAtttcaacatgcatgcatgccaaacTCGTCTTATTATCTTTTAAGCACGAACTGGTACAATAATGGTGGATcacacgcgcgcgcgcgcagagacagagagagagacactCTGCACTCTAATTGATAGTGTTTTTATCTACATGTAAAGAACaacaaaaggaaaggaaagctAATTATTTAGTCCAAGAAAACTACGGCCAACAAAAAGGATCAATTCATTCCAAGGTCTTGAGAAGCCTAAATAAAGCAGCTGCCTCCCTAATACGCGAGAATTCAATGCAGAAAGCTTGAACTTCGATGAAAAGATCTTTGACTGCAAGGATGACAAACCACCGAGAGAAATCAGCAAATGTTGTAACCATTACGCATCTTATTGTTACACATCATAGTTATTCAATGATTTATGCTTACAAAGGCATACGGCACATCAAAACAGGCTAAACTCCCCACAGTTTTACTCTAGTTAACAACAGTACATTGGTCAAAGATCTTACGGTATGATGGCATTTAGCGGATGTCCGGAAATCAGGTCCTCATACACCTAAGTTCAAACCCCACTCATAAACAAATAACAGTATAGTTATACAGAAACCTGTTATATTTGTACAGAATCGTGAACTTCTGAACTAAACGCATGGTCAGTTGCCCCCAAAATTTCCGATAGTGATAACTGGACATCTCTTCAGAcggcaatatttttttatttttttatcggtaaacaaatttttattgataaaaagagagaaatttgtAAAGATTCTTTAGAAATTTTGATCAGACAACAATTTGTATCATTAGTTATTATGACACAATTACTCATCCAACAATCTTTAGTGAaatttcaataattaaaaaaatagcattccattttttttctgaaGATTTTTTGAATATATCCCTCAAGGACAATAGCTTAATTCAAAATTACAccactttcaaacatgttatgACTATACATTCTGGATTTAGATTCTGTCACGAACTCTAGGACTTAGTGGAAAGAGATAGATTCAAGAAGTAGACCCCAAAACATTGCTCAATACATGTTATGGGGCCAACTTCatgtctctatctctctctctaggcCCTAGAGTTCAGTCAAGAACCAAGGGGGATCTCTATCCATTCATCCTACACCCAATGTCATCATCTACAGTTGCATCCACGATTTGTTACTAGCCAGTTGCCAACATGCTTCCAATTTCCACGACACAGTTTTTCAACCCAAAGATGAAAACAGCTATATTATCAAGATTTTGACATCATTGCACCCTAAATTTCATCATGCATGAATTTTGGTATCTGCTACACACCTACCTTGTTTCTTTCCATTTCTGCAATCCATTCACCATTTGAATCTTGTTTTTTAATGCCCAAGCAGTCAAAGGTCACTTTTGCAGACACTAATATTTAAATGGTGATTCGCACATTCAACTTGCCTGAAGATAAATAGTAGTTCAAGCTGCAAATAAGATAGAGCACTCACCATTGATGATATTATTTCGGATAAGGCTTTGGAGGAAAACACAAACAAGTCTCACAAGTCTGTTCTGCATGTACTTATCCTGGGGAAAAAAGAATGCTTCAAATTTTATAGTGTACCCATGGCAAACCCTATAAATTAAGAGAAACATCTAAGTAATACAAACACTAAGCATTAAATTCCTAATTCCCCTCTCAACAGTTGAGATACGGATTCAAAACAACAGATAGTTCTATTTTGGAAAACGATTCTTACTCCATTTTCCTATACAACTTTTACAGCTTGGTATGGCTACTAATgttatataaagtaaataaagctgattatatgaaatgaaattgctGTGTACCACTTGTACAAACCCAGGCATTTGGGGTGCATGAATGCCAGGGAGATGACAAAATATACTGTCATCTCTTTGACATTAGATCTCATAATATTCATTCCATTCCAATGCATGCATTGGAATCCATGTGAAATGGAGTTGAACAAAACTGTGAGAACAGGTTCAATACAACAGATCTATGTTGGAAAAACTCCATTCTTACTCCATTTTCCTACAGAACTTTTTTACCGCATGGCATGGCTACTAAGAAGTCAGT encodes the following:
- the LOC121243212 gene encoding uncharacterized protein LOC121243212 isoform X1; this translates as MSIDPSAPMNFVDEDASSGSGDDVNVLEGHKRQSGMPSSSGRRKRSRKATGDAIVDAMLEIAAASKMRATAIMKNGDRFSISKCIKVLDDMKDAPAGMDDFDLELDEMEIIAAAAGYYHYNSITRQPPRMLSPRGSVFMSEVLNGHDDGCCEMFRMNKHVFHKLCDILRQRGMLRDTSGVMIEEQLAIFLNIIGHNERNRVIQERFQHSGETISRHFNNVLKAIKSLSREFLQPPPLTTPPEILGNNRFYPYFKDCIGVIDGMHIPAHVPAKDQSRFRNRKGILSQNVLAACTFDLQFIFIYPGWEGSAADSRVLRAVLDDPDQNFPRLPEGKYYLLDSEYSNREGFLAPFQGVRYHIQEYRGANQLPRNAKELFNHRHSYLRNVIQRSFDVLKIRFPILKLAPQYAFHIQRDIVIAACVLHNYIRREERNDWLFSSVEGSSVDESPDPDQHPDMQLASHIQEEDAFSSRESIAAAMWDDFINNWDEW
- the LOC121243212 gene encoding uncharacterized protein LOC121243212 isoform X2 — protein: MDDFDLELDEMEIIAAAAGYYHYNSITRQPPRMLSPRGSVFMSEVLNGHDDGCCEMFRMNKHVFHKLCDILRQRGMLRDTSGVMIEEQLAIFLNIIGHNERNRVIQERFQHSGETISRHFNNVLKAIKSLSREFLQPPPLTTPPEILGNNRFYPYFKDCIGVIDGMHIPAHVPAKDQSRFRNRKGILSQNVLAACTFDLQFIFIYPGWEGSAADSRVLRAVLDDPDQNFPRLPEGKYYLLDSEYSNREGFLAPFQGVRYHIQEYRGANQLPRNAKELFNHRHSYLRNVIQRSFDVLKIRFPILKLAPQYAFHIQRDIVIAACVLHNYIRREERNDWLFSSVEGSSVDESPDPDQHPDMQLASHIQEEDAFSSRESIAAAMWDDFINNWDEW